The following DNA comes from Halorhabdus tiamatea SARL4B.
TCCAGGAGACGGGAGGGATGGTGACCGGCGGGCGTCTCACGTGGCGGGTCGATCTCGTGAAAGCCGGTGAGGTGTTGACTCCAGAACGTCGTCCCCCACGTCTCGTTGAGATCGTTGATCGAATCATAGCGGTCTCGGAGCCAGTCGCGAAACTCCGTCGCGCAGTCGTCACAGTAGCACCGGACCGTCCCGTGACAGCCGAACTCGTTGTCAGTCTGCCACCCGGTGACGTACGGATTGTCGGCGAAGTGATTGGCGAGTTTCGAGACGATTCGACGCGTCTCCTCGCGGTAGGCCGGCGAGTTGAAACAGTAGTGGCGGCGACTGCCGTAGTCTCTGACGGTACCATCGGCTTCTTCCTGGAGGATTTCCGGGCGCTCGTCGACCAGCCACTTCGGCGGCGTCGCGGTCGGCGTACACAGGACGGCCTGCATACCGTATTCGCCCACGAGGTCGACAGCGGCCTCGAGCCACTCCAGATCGAACTCCCCTCGCTGCGGTTCGATCCGTGACCAGGCGAACTCGCCCATCCGGACGTACTCTAGGCCGGCGTCGGCCATCTCCTGGACGTCTTCCTCCCAGCGATCTCGCGGCCAGTGCTCCGGAAAGTAACAGACTCCGATCGACATACTCCAGGGCTCTCCGGCCAGTCGCTAAAGTGTTTCCGTCACGTGGCCTGGTGATCGATCGTCCGAAGCACCTATCGAGAACAGCCCTGGACGACACAGGGTGCCGTCCCGTGGAGTTCAACGCGACGGCGAGTCGACACACACCCGGTCGAGCAGCCGATCACCGTGGCATGTCGTCGGCTTCGTCCTCGATTTCCGGGCTGTCCCAGTACTCGTGGTCTTCGAGCGCCCGATAACACATGACCCGATGATCGCCCTCGTCGTCCATCTCGGTCACCGGCGGACGCTGCTTGCAGACCTCGCGAGCTTCGGGACACCGGGTGTGGAACCGACAGCCAGTCGGTGGGTTCCGCGGATCCGGGATGTCGATCTTCCGGAGCGGCGAGCGGGCCTCAGCATCCGCGTCGGGATCAAGGTTCGGCGCGGCCCACATGAGTACCTTCGTGTAGGGGTGCTGTGGGTTCTCTAAGACCTCGTCGATCGGCCCCACCTCGACGAGCTCGCCCAGGTACATGACGCCAATGCGACCATCGGCCTTCCCCGTGATGTAACTCGCGTTCGAGAGGTTATGGCTGACGAACAGATAGGAGGTGTCGAACTGGTCCTGAAGTTCGAGCATGAGGTCCATCATGTCGATCCGCAGAGAGACGTCCAGCGCCGATACCGCCTCGTCGGCCAGGATGAGGTCGGGGTTCATCAGCAGCGCGCGGATGAGTGCCACACGCTGTTTCTCGCCGCCGGAAAGCTGGTGTGGGAAGCGATTGGCGTAGTCCTGCGGCGGTTCCATCCCGACGCGGGAGAGCATCTCGTGGATGCGCTCACGCCGATCGAAGGCGTCCATCCCAGGATTCGTGATCCGGAGGGGCACGTTGAGAGTGTGCATCACCGTCTTGTTCGGGTTGAGCGACGCACCCGGGTCCTGGTGGATGATCTGTAACGAGCGACGGATCTCGTCGAAGGGAATATCGGCGTCGCCGCCGAAGTCGCGGGCCTCCCAGATGTCCTGACCCTTGTAAGTAACGCTGCCGCTTGTGGGCCGTTGGACGCCGATCGCCGTCTTCCCGAGCGTGGTCTTGCCACAGCCACTCTCGCCGACCAGCGCGACGACATCGTTCTCCTCGACGTCGAGAGTAACGCCGTCGACCGCCTGAACTACGTCGGTGTTACGGGAGAAGATGCCCGAATCGGTCTCGAAGTGGACCTCGACATTCGTCATCGAGACGACGTGTTCGCTCTCGCTACTCATTGTGGGTCACCTCCGTGAGGTTCAGCGGGATCTCCGCGCGGGTCTGATCTATGTAGTGGCACTTCGCCTGGTGGTCGTCATCACCGTTGCCGGTACTGAATTCGGGATCCACCTGGACGCACGTCTCGTCGGCGAGGGGACACCGTGGGTGGTACGAACATCCCTTCGGGACGTTGACTGGGTCCGGACTCTTGCCTTCAATGGGTTTCATCTCCTCACGTGGCGTGTCCAGATTCGGCGTCGAGTTGAGCAGCGCCCGCGTATAGGGATGTTTCGAGCCGGTGAGCACTTCGTAAGCCGGGCCGACCTCAACGAACTCGAAGGCATAGAGCACCCCGAGGCGGTCGGCGAGGTTCGCGACCAGCGGCAGGTCATGGGTGATAAACACGATCGTCAGATCGCGCTCGCGGCCGATCTCGCGAATCAACTCGATGATCGAACGCTGCATCAGCAGGTCCAGCGCCGCAGTTGGCTCGTCCATGACCAGGGCTTCCGGCTCTAATACCAGCGAGAGTGCGAGCAGCGAGCGCTGTTGCATCCCGCCGGAGAGTTCGTGTGGGTACGAGTCGAAGATCTGATCGGCTTCGAGATACAGCTGGGAGAGGAGGTCTTCGGCGCGTTCCATCCCCTCCTCGACGTCGAATCCATGGACGGACAGCGTCTCCCGGAAGTGTGCTCCGATGGTCATCGTGGGGTTGAACGAGCTCATCGCGCCCTGGAACACCATCGCGATCTGCTCCCAGCGGATCTGCTTGATCTCGCGTTCACTCTGATCGAGAAGATCGATCTCCTCGCCGGACTCGGGGTGGAACGTGATGTCTCCCAGCAATACCCCGGGTTCGGGGACGGCGTCGAGCAACGCCGAGGCGAACATCGACTTTCCGGATCCGGACTCGCCGACGACGCCGAGTATCTCGCCACGTTCGATATCCATGTCGACGGAGTCCATCACTTTGGACTCCCCGCGGTCCATGTCGAAGGTAATCGACGCGTTCCGTACTTCGAAGATCGGGTCCGAGACGCCGAACTTCTTGCTTGATTGTGCTTGCATGGATTATTGCTCCATTGGTGCCGTCTCGTCGATAGATGATGCGTGACGCGCCCGAATCCGGGGGTTGAACAGGCGTTCGGTTCCCTGAGAGAACAACACGAGGCCGAACGACAGCATCACGATCGTGATCATCGGGAGGAGGATCCAGTATAGAGAATCCCAGGAGTACAGCGCACCGCCGGTCGAGTAGGCGTTGTTCAGCATGATCCCCCAGTTCGGGAAGCTTACCGGCAAGACGCCCAGGTAGAACAGGGCGACCGACCCGAAGATCACACCTCGGGCCGTGTTCACGAAGCTGATCAACACAAAAGGCATGATATTCGGGAGGATGTCGTCAGTGATGATCGCACGCAATGGCCGGTTCATGATCCGGGAGGCCTCGATATAGGACTTATCACGCAACTCGAGGACCTGCGACCGGATTTGTCGGGCGAGCCCCGCCCAGGCGTTGATCGCGAGGAAGACGCCAATCAGGTACGGGCTCTCGGGTTCGAAGATCACGACCACGAGGATGATCAGCGGGAGACCGGGGATAGTCATCGCAATGTCCATGATGGTCGTAATCACCGTGTCCACCAGGCCACCTTTGTATCCCGACACGGTGCCCAGCGCGGTCGCAATCACCGTTGAGAAGACGGCACCCGCAATGATCATCTGTAGCATCGGCGGCGTCGCATGGACGAGTTTTGGTAGCAGGCTCTCGCCGTTCGCGTTCGTCCCCAGCGGATAGCCGGGCACCTCGAGAATGCCAGCGTATCGTGGCGATCCCGGGCCGCCACCCTTAGATTCGGGGACGACCTGGGTCAGCACGGTCGCGACGAAGACGTAGAACAGGATGATCAACGTCCCGATCCGGGTACGCCAGTCGCTCCAGATGACCCGCAACGGGGTCAGGAGGTACCGGTCGGCGCGCTCCCGGTAAAGGTCTCGCCGCGACCGGACGACGCCTTGCGAGTCCGAACTGCCCGCGGAGTCGAAAGTTGAAGTGTTATCGGACATGTGTGCTCACCTCAGTATGATTCACCAGATCCTTCGCCGCCGACCCGGGGGTCGATCTTGCCGTAGGTCAGGTCGGCGAACAACACCGCCGAAACGACGCCAGCCGTGATGATGAGGAAGATTCCCATCATCAACGGGTAGTCCCGGCCGTTGATCCCCTCGAGGAGATAGTACCCGAGCCCCTGATATGCGAAGATCTCCTCAAGGACGACCGACCCACCGAACATGAAGCCAATCGAAATGAGGAACTGCGTGTAGAGGGGCAACACGGCGTTGCGACCCACGTACCGGATAGCGATCCGGCGTCCCGGGACGCCACGCAAGTGTGCGACCCGGATGTACTCCTCGCCGATCTCCTTGATCGCGTTGCCACGCATCCCCAAGGCGATCCCACCGAACCCGGTGATGACGAGTGAGGCGATCGGCAGGATCGCGTGGTAATAGATGCTCGCGATATACTCGAAGTTGAATCCGGCTTCGAGGCCCGACTCGACGGTCCCTGACGCCGGGAATAGCGACATCTGGATCGCCAGGATGTAGACGAACAGCAGCGCCGCGATGAAATACGGGACCGAGTTGAGGAACATCGAGACGACGGTCCCGGAGGCGTCGAACCAGCTCCCTTCCTTGTAGGCCATGACGGCCCCAAGCACGATGCCGATGGCGAACGTGAGGATGACGGCCTGCGTGAGCAGGAACAGCGTCCACGGGGCCGCCTCGACGATGATGTCATTCACTGACCGACTGAAGTGAAATGACTGCCCGAGATTCCCTTGGAGAACACCCGCCACATAATCGACGAGTTGCAGATGAACGGGCTGATCCACGTTGTAGTTCATGTAGTCCTGTGCGAGCTGGTTGATCTGCTCCGGGGTGAGTGTCTGCCCGGTCCGTTCCTGCATAAGCTGGGACTTGATGTAGTCCATTGGCCCCCCCGGCATCGCCCTAATCATCAGGAACGTCAGGACGACCACCGACACCATCGTGACGATCGCCTGTCCAACACGTTTGATTATGTATTGCATCGATTTCTGAGTACTATTGAGTTCGGGAATATGTATGTTGCTGTTCGGCGGTATGGAAAACGTCAGTCCGTGACGTTAGGCCGCCTCGTCGTCATCCTTTGCGCCCATCAGGCCCTGCCGCGGGAGCCACCACTGGGGCCACTTGGCCTGCCAGGCTTCGTCGTCCGGATCGGGCCAGTCCCAGTCGTCGGCGGTCTGCCAGGTCACGTCGTTGATCTCGATCAGCGGGAGCATCGGCACAAACTGGTTTGCGACCCACGCGAACTGTTCGACGGCCTCGTAGAGCTCGTCGCCCTCAGCGGTGCGGACGTTGGCGAACAGTTCCTGGACATCCCACTCCTGAAGTTCGCCGTCGGGCTCACCAAATGGCGGCGCGACGACATCCTCGGGACCGAAGTTCATTTTGTAGACCCGGTCGGCTAGGGGTCGGAACCACTGCCCGAACGTGTAGAACGGGTTGTCCCGGCCAAGCGTCCAACCCGTCGAAGCAGCCACGTAGTTGCCCTCAAGGTAGTGATCGGGATAGTAGGATGTCGAGTCGATCAGGTTCTTGTTCGCACTGATCCCCTCCTCGTCGAGGATGTTGACGACCGTATCGAAGATCGGCTGCCAGTCCGAGTAGTCGGCGGGTACCTTGATGTCAATCGAAAGCTGAGAGCCATCGGAACGCTTCCACTGTCCGTCGACCTTCTCGTAGCCCTCCTCACGGAGGAGCCGGCGGCCACGCTCCGGGTCGTCGTAGCGATGCAGTGCCTCGGCTCCCTCCTCGGTGACCCAGTCCTTCCAGCGCTCGGACGGCGAGTTGTCGCCGGCGATATTGCCAACGATGCCGCTGGGTGCCTGGACGGGCTGGCCCCACTGGCCGTAGTTCCGCGCCACCAGGTCGCGGTCGATGAGTTCGGCGATCGCCTGGCGGACCCTGACGCTGCCGTAATCATCGTGCTCACAATTGAAGGTCAGGGCCTGTCCCCACAGCGCGGGCAGCTGGGTGTTCAGATGATCGTCGTCGCGCTGCTCCCAGACGGTCGGGGGTGCGTTGTAGTTCCGGATCATGTCGACGTCGCCGTCCGGAAACATGTTCAACACGACGCTGTTGGTGTCCGTCGATACCTTGTTGACGTCCCAGTACTGGAAGTTGATGTTCTCGGCGTCCGGGTGGTGGTCATAGCGCTCCATCCGGTAGCGGCTGCTCGTCTTCTCGACGAACTTGAAGGGGCCGTTGCCGTGGGGCTCCTCGAACTCCGCGCTCCGCAGGTCCGACCGGACGGAATTAATTTCCTCGTCGTCGGAGGCGTCCAGGTACCGTTCGACGAAGTCCCCGTACCTCCGGTAAGGCGTATCCAGGTCCCAGTTGTTCATCGACTGGCGGAAGATCCGCTCGTTGACTTTCCCGCTCAGGGGCAGTTCGAGCCGGCGGTCATCCAGGATCTCGATACCCGTCGAGTCGTACAACCCGGCGACCGTCTCGTTGGCGATCTCGTTGCAGACGAAGAAGGCCTGCAGGTCCTCGGCGCTGACCGGATCGCCCGGGTCTCCGTTGTGCCAAGTCAGCCCGTCACGGACCTCCAGGACTGCCCGCTCGTTGGAGCGCTCGTACTCGTCGATCGACATCGCGTACTCGGTGAATTCCCCCGTCGAGATGTTCCACCGCTGGAGCCGATCGACCTGCATCTGGTGCATATACGGGGTAGTGAAGTTGAACGTGTTATGCTGCCAGTTGGTCGGATTGTCCGTCGTCGCGTTGGCAAAGGAGTTGTCAGCCGGAGCGAACTCGTCGGTGCTGGTGGTCCCGTCCTGACCGTTTCCGGAACCGGGCGTGTCTGTCTCGTCCCCTGCACAGCCGGCGACGGAAACAATGCTGCCGCCGGCCCCCAGCATACCTGCCCGACGCAGGATCTCTCGTCGGTGAATCGACTGGCGAGCCTGATCGCTAGCATCCGTATTCGATGCCATGTGTGAAGATCCACACAATAGGCAATAAAAGTTTTGGTAAATTGCGCTGATTGAATCGCCCGCGATGTCCTGGGTTAGGATGTCCGAATCCAGACGCGCATCGCACCGGGCTCGCGGTTGTCCCAGGCGTAGTAGGGGACGACGGTGATCGACGCGTTCTCCGTCTCAGTTTCGACAGCGGGCCGGTAGAGCTTCCCGTCCCAGCCCTCGAGTGACGGCACCGTGGCCTCGCCGTCGAGGACGGTCATGCCATCGAACAAGTCCTCGCGATGAGTCGCCTCGAAGTCATTCGTGGGATCGATGGCGTAGTGGTGGAGCGGCCGGTCGTGATCGACACTCTCGATAGCGTAGACGAGCGGGCCACGCGTCAGTGCCACGCGGCCAGCGTCGGCCGCGACGGCGGGGTGGGCTTCGAGCACCTCGACGGACATCCCGAACTCGACGCTGACCTCGGCCTCGTCCCACTCCCGGTCGAGCGTGACGTACGTCGGCGCGTCCGCGATATCGACGGCGGTCTCGACATCTTTGCCGTCGACCGCGACCGAGACCTCCTCGGCCCAGCCGGGCACCCGCAGGCGGAGGTCGAACGCAGTGGGCTCAGCGGTCTCGACGTCGAGCGTCACAGTCCCGTCCCACGGCAGATCGGAGTCCTGGCTGATCGAGACGGCCGAGCCAGCGACCGACAGCTCGGCCGTCCCGCCGACGTACTGGTTGACGTAGACGCCCTCGTCGTCGGTCGCGTAGAGATACCGTTCGAGCGACGCGAGCAGACGCGCGAGATTCGGCGGACAGCACGCACACTCGAACCACCCCTCCCGGTGGCTGTCACCGTCACTCGCGAGCGGGTTGTCGTAGAAGAATTCGGTCCCGTTGAGGTCGACGCCCGGCAGTACGGCATTATACAGCGTCCACTCGATCAGGTCAGTGTACTTCGCGTCGCCCGTCGCTTCGAACATGCGCTGGTTCCAGAAGACGCTCCCGATCGCCGCGCACGTCTCGGCGTAGGCCGTGTCGTTCGGCAGGTGGTAATCCCGGGTGAAGCGCTCGCCGGGGTGCTGGGAGCCGATCCCGCCGGTGACGTACATCCGTCGCTGGGTCATGTTCTCCCAGAGGGAATCGAGGTGGGCGAGCAGGTCGTCGTCGCCCGTCTCGGCGGCGACATCGGTCGCGCCGGCGAAGTAGTACACCGCCCTGACGGCGTGGCCCTCGACGGCCTCCTGGTCGCGAAGCGGGGCGTGGGCCTGGTTGTAGCTGGCGTCGTACGGTTTGACCTCGGCGTCCGCCCATTGCTCGTCGGCCGAATCATCTTCATCGTCCTCGCCGTCCTCACCATCGGCGTCCCCGCCGTCCTCGCTATCGGCATCTGCCCCGCCGTCCTCGCCATCGGCGTTTGCCCCACCCTCGTCACCCTCCCATTCGTCGAGCGTGGCGATATCGTCACGATGGGCGTCTTCCCACTCGTAGCGATCGGTGTTCCCGCGCACGTCGACGAAGTACGCCGCGAGGTCGCGATACCGGTCCTCGTCGGTCACGGCAGCGAGTTTCATCAGCGCGAGTTCGATCTCCTGGTGGCCCGGCGCGCCGTCGATCTGCTCGGGGAACATGCGATCGACGTGATCGGCGAAGGCCCGCGCCACGTCAAGCAGGGTCTCCTTGCCGGTCGCGCGGTAGTGCGCGACCGCGGCCTCGATGAGGTGGCCCCCGCAGTAGAGTTCGTGCATCGTGTTGAGGTTGGTCCAGCGTTTGTCGGGCACCTCCAGGTCGA
Coding sequences within:
- a CDS encoding ABC transporter ATP-binding protein; this translates as MQAQSSKKFGVSDPIFEVRNASITFDMDRGESKVMDSVDMDIERGEILGVVGESGSGKSMFASALLDAVPEPGVLLGDITFHPESGEEIDLLDQSEREIKQIRWEQIAMVFQGAMSSFNPTMTIGAHFRETLSVHGFDVEEGMERAEDLLSQLYLEADQIFDSYPHELSGGMQQRSLLALSLVLEPEALVMDEPTAALDLLMQRSIIELIREIGRERDLTIVFITHDLPLVANLADRLGVLYAFEFVEVGPAYEVLTGSKHPYTRALLNSTPNLDTPREEMKPIEGKSPDPVNVPKGCSYHPRCPLADETCVQVDPEFSTGNGDDDHQAKCHYIDQTRAEIPLNLTEVTHNE
- a CDS encoding ABC transporter substrate-binding protein, which encodes MASNTDASDQARQSIHRREILRRAGMLGAGGSIVSVAGCAGDETDTPGSGNGQDGTTSTDEFAPADNSFANATTDNPTNWQHNTFNFTTPYMHQMQVDRLQRWNISTGEFTEYAMSIDEYERSNERAVLEVRDGLTWHNGDPGDPVSAEDLQAFFVCNEIANETVAGLYDSTGIEILDDRRLELPLSGKVNERIFRQSMNNWDLDTPYRRYGDFVERYLDASDDEEINSVRSDLRSAEFEEPHGNGPFKFVEKTSSRYRMERYDHHPDAENINFQYWDVNKVSTDTNSVVLNMFPDGDVDMIRNYNAPPTVWEQRDDDHLNTQLPALWGQALTFNCEHDDYGSVRVRQAIAELIDRDLVARNYGQWGQPVQAPSGIVGNIAGDNSPSERWKDWVTEEGAEALHRYDDPERGRRLLREEGYEKVDGQWKRSDGSQLSIDIKVPADYSDWQPIFDTVVNILDEEGISANKNLIDSTSYYPDHYLEGNYVAASTGWTLGRDNPFYTFGQWFRPLADRVYKMNFGPEDVVAPPFGEPDGELQEWDVQELFANVRTAEGDELYEAVEQFAWVANQFVPMLPLIEINDVTWQTADDWDWPDPDDEAWQAKWPQWWLPRQGLMGAKDDDEAA
- a CDS encoding ABC transporter permease encodes the protein MSDNTSTFDSAGSSDSQGVVRSRRDLYRERADRYLLTPLRVIWSDWRTRIGTLIILFYVFVATVLTQVVPESKGGGPGSPRYAGILEVPGYPLGTNANGESLLPKLVHATPPMLQMIIAGAVFSTVIATALGTVSGYKGGLVDTVITTIMDIAMTIPGLPLIILVVVIFEPESPYLIGVFLAINAWAGLARQIRSQVLELRDKSYIEASRIMNRPLRAIITDDILPNIMPFVLISFVNTARGVIFGSVALFYLGVLPVSFPNWGIMLNNAYSTGGALYSWDSLYWILLPMITIVMLSFGLVLFSQGTERLFNPRIRARHASSIDETAPMEQ
- a CDS encoding ABC transporter permease, with product MQYIIKRVGQAIVTMVSVVVLTFLMIRAMPGGPMDYIKSQLMQERTGQTLTPEQINQLAQDYMNYNVDQPVHLQLVDYVAGVLQGNLGQSFHFSRSVNDIIVEAAPWTLFLLTQAVILTFAIGIVLGAVMAYKEGSWFDASGTVVSMFLNSVPYFIAALLFVYILAIQMSLFPASGTVESGLEAGFNFEYIASIYYHAILPIASLVITGFGGIALGMRGNAIKEIGEEYIRVAHLRGVPGRRIAIRYVGRNAVLPLYTQFLISIGFMFGGSVVLEEIFAYQGLGYYLLEGINGRDYPLMMGIFLIITAGVVSAVLFADLTYGKIDPRVGGEGSGESY
- a CDS encoding glycoside hydrolase family 127 protein, producing the protein MFEQRTHLSIGDVTIDDGFWSPRRDVNRTETVEYQYEQLEEAGSLDNFRRVSAGERGDHNGMWFQDSDAYKWIEAASYVLTSRDDPDLESRVDEVIDLIAAAQDADGYLNTYFDLEVPDKRWTNLNTMHELYCGGHLIEAAVAHYRATGKETLLDVARAFADHVDRMFPEQIDGAPGHQEIELALMKLAAVTDEDRYRDLAAYFVDVRGNTDRYEWEDAHRDDIATLDEWEGDEGGANADGEDGGADADSEDGGDADGEDGEDDEDDSADEQWADAEVKPYDASYNQAHAPLRDQEAVEGHAVRAVYYFAGATDVAAETGDDDLLAHLDSLWENMTQRRMYVTGGIGSQHPGERFTRDYHLPNDTAYAETCAAIGSVFWNQRMFEATGDAKYTDLIEWTLYNAVLPGVDLNGTEFFYDNPLASDGDSHREGWFECACCPPNLARLLASLERYLYATDDEGVYVNQYVGGTAELSVAGSAVSISQDSDLPWDGTVTLDVETAEPTAFDLRLRVPGWAEEVSVAVDGKDVETAVDIADAPTYVTLDREWDEAEVSVEFGMSVEVLEAHPAVAADAGRVALTRGPLVYAIESVDHDRPLHHYAIDPTNDFEATHREDLFDGMTVLDGEATVPSLEGWDGKLYRPAVETETENASITVVPYYAWDNREPGAMRVWIRTS
- a CDS encoding oligopeptide/dipeptide ABC transporter ATP-binding protein, translated to MSSESEHVVSMTNVEVHFETDSGIFSRNTDVVQAVDGVTLDVEENDVVALVGESGCGKTTLGKTAIGVQRPTSGSVTYKGQDIWEARDFGGDADIPFDEIRRSLQIIHQDPGASLNPNKTVMHTLNVPLRITNPGMDAFDRRERIHEMLSRVGMEPPQDYANRFPHQLSGGEKQRVALIRALLMNPDLILADEAVSALDVSLRIDMMDLMLELQDQFDTSYLFVSHNLSNASYITGKADGRIGVMYLGELVEVGPIDEVLENPQHPYTKVLMWAAPNLDPDADAEARSPLRKIDIPDPRNPPTGCRFHTRCPEAREVCKQRPPVTEMDDEGDHRVMCYRALEDHEYWDSPEIEDEADDMPR